GGCACCTCATCATTGAAATCAAATGACCCTTCAACCATCTTTGAGGTAATAGCATTCCATCGGTTGCAGGCGTCACTTTTGGCAATGTAATCGAAAGCCGCTTCAGTATCCTCACATTCAAAGCAATAAAAAAATTGATTGCCATTCTGAAAGATGGAGTAGTTAGAAATACCAGCCTTATTATGCTCCTCCAAAATTTCCGGCCAAGGATTTAAATGCATAGCTATATACTCTTCTAAACATTCTTCCTTCACCCGCCATGTCCAAGCTAATTTATTGCTGCTCATCTGCTCATCCTCCTAGAAATGCCCTCTTTTGTACATAATAAGGATTAGGACATTTGATACCTATTATTGTACCTGAAGGTAGCAGTCCAAGCTATGAATTCCGCTGCAAGATTCCTAAGCGTTAATTCCCGCTTCGCTCGGACGGAGAATTGCAGAACCAATCGCCAGCAGTACGACGGCCATGAGACCCAGAATGGCAAAAGGTAACCATAACTCATTCCAGCCACCGCCGTTTGCAGCGATGTCGACCGCTTGGATGGCCCATTTTTGCGGAACAAAGTTAGCCGCCTTCTGCATATAGTCCGGCATAATGGATAAAGGCCAGAAACAGCCTCCAAGCATACAAGTCGGTGTTAGAATAAGGGCATTCAACATCCCGGCATTATTAGGATTACGAATTAACCCTGCCACTGTACTGGCGATCCCCATAGACACCAGCATAAATGCGGCAAGAACTAGGAAATATAGATACATTGGGACTTCATAGTCATAGTGCAGCACCCAGCGTCCCAAGGCGAGAACTACGACAATCTGAATCAGCCCAACCATGAAACTACCCAGAAAATTACCAAGAGCAATCTCGTAAGAACGGACCGGAGCGCTGAACATCCGCATCATTGTGCGACCTTTCCGGTCATCCATAATAAGAGACACTGAACTCGTGACTAGCCCCATCAGGAACATTAACGTTAAGCCCGTTACGGCTCCTAATCCTTCCCGTGGGTACAGATTATAATCGGTTCGTATACTGCCTACACTGTGCTGTTCCGCTCTTTGCATGACAGTAGTAAACTGTGCGGCGGAGTCGCTGGATCCTTCATTAGCTGCTCCAATTAAGGCAGCGGTATTCCGCATATCATCAGCAATTGCGCTTGCTTTTAATTTAATCATAACGGAAGTTTCATTCGTCTTGAGCTCATACACACTAATTTGTGGCTCTTCCCCTGCAAGTAGAGCTGAAGTGAAGCCTGCTGGAATTAGAATCCCCGCTTCTCCATTCTGATCGACAACTCCTTCTATTAAGGCAGTCTCGTCAGACTTTTCTAGAAATTTATATTCTCCAGAATTCTTTAGTTCAGTGAGCAAGTGCTTACCTGCAGCTCCGTTATCCATATTGGAATACAGCACAACAGCTGGGTTCTCCCCCATCGTTCCAGTAACAGAAACAATACCAGCAAGTACAATACAAGGAAGCAGAATATATATGAGCACACCTTTCCTAGTACCAATGGTTCGCTTCACCATGTTCCAGCCAATCGTTAAGATTTTATCCATGATAACCCACCTTCCGGTACGAAATAGCCGCTGCACTGAACAAAACTAGACAGATCAGCGATAAAACTCCCAAATTCGGCATGATTTGCGATACATCGGCATGTAGCATCATTTTCAAGATAGCCTGCATTGCCCAATGGTTAATTGTAAAGATCCCTACAGAGTTCACCCACGATTCTGGAAGTGGCGCCATTCCTCCGCTAATGAAGGTCATACTCACAGTGAGTACCGTAACCACACTTCTTGCGCTTGCTCCAGTCTTGCTAAACATAGAAATAACGATAGATAACGTCATAGATGCCACAATCATTAGCAGACAAAATAGGAGTAGCAAGCCCGGACGATTTCCCCAATTCACACCGAATAACACATTCGTTAGAATAATAATCGCTGCGCATTGAACGATACTTACAATTCCTACACCAAGCATTTTACCAATGAATAGCTGTGAGCCTTTGACAGGCATTGAATTTATTCTGAAAAGCGTATGATTTTCTTTTTCATTAAAAAGCGAGGTTGTTACAGTCAATCCACTATAGAGTAGGAACATTAGCATCATGGACACCGCATAGAATTGGGAAGAAGTATAGGAATACCCTCCTTCGCTAAGTTCTCCAAGTTTAACAGAAGGCTGATTACTGGTACTTAGTGCTGTAACGTTCAAAGCTGCTGGACCTAGCGTCATCGCCACTGACTGCTTGTAATTAAGATTGTTCAGAAAATTATCGAATACCGTCCCTGCGACCATATTGTCTGTACGTTTTTTGCCGAGTATAAACTCCAGCTGTGCGGTTTCACCGCTCTGTACCTTGCTATCAAAGCCCAGAGGAACAATGACCGCATAACCATATTTCCCTGTCCGCAGACCGCTTTCTGCCGCCTCTCGACTATTTACCATAACCGGAGTAATGATATCCTTAAGCTCGGTTGTTTTCAAAAAACTATCCATCATTACAGAGCTTTCATAGCCTTCTCCAGAAAGATTCACTACACCCACTCGTACCGGATCAATCTGGGAGGCCCCTTTATCACCGACGACATTAGAGAGCGAAGCACCTAGTAGAAAGATTAACAGCAGTGGCAGCAAAAACATATTTAATATCATCGACCGTGAGCTAAATAACCTGCGCAGCTCGTAGATCATAATCGTCCATGTCTTCATTAGAATGTTCCTCCCCCCTCTTAATCACGTAAGGTCCGTCCGGTCAGGCTTAGGAATAGCGTCTCCAGATCGGGCTCTTCAATATTTAGAGATCCAATAATCCCCTCATGTTTGGAAAAAATAAAAAGAATATCCTGCAGCTCACCTTGCGAAGATGGCAGATACAGTTCGACTACACCTTCTTTTACTTCTACGCGGCTAATTCTCGGATGAAGATTCAGCTCGTGGACTAGATCTGGAGTGATATTAGTGGCCTTGATGACGATTTTCTCTTCCTGAGCGACCCTTTCACGAAGTTCTTTTTCCGTACCACAGGCAATGATATGCCCTTTATCCATGATCGCTACCCGATCACAAATAGCTGCGACTTCCTCCATGTAGTGACTCGTATAAATAATGGTTGAACCGAGTCGATTTAGCTCCTTGACCGATTCAAGGATATGATTACGAGATTGCGGATCAATCCCTACGGTCGGTTCATCCATAATAATCAGCTTCGGACGATGCATAATAGCGCAAGCAATGTTTAGACGTCTTTTCATCCCTCCAGAGAAGGTAGAGGGTTTCTCTTTGGCACGGTCGCTAAGTCCTGTGAAGGTAAGAGCTTCTTCTACCCGTTCCTTCAAGAGCTTGCCACGCAAACCGTACAATTTCCCGAAAAAGGTGACGTTATCCGCCGCTGTCATGGTGTCGTACAGGGCTAAATCCTGTGGAACCAATCCAATTCTTTTCTTCACCTCGAGGGATTGCGAAGTCACAGGCAGACCATCAATAACAATGTCTCCCCCGTCAATCTTAAGCAATCCGCAGATCATACTGATCGTTGTACTTTTACCGGCTCCGTTCGGACCTAGTAGGCCAAAGATTTCTCCTTCTTGTATCGTCATATTCACATGATCCACTGTTAATTTACCTTCATATCGTTTCACCACATCGGTTAACACTGCGATCGCCATCTTTTCATCTCTCCTGTCGTTTGTGCTTCTATATTTCCAATTTTAGCTTAAAGTGAGTTCCAGCAAAGGTACGTAAGGTCATCTTTTGAAGGTGACTAAAGTCATCTCCTGAACTAGTGGGTTAATATGCTAAGATTAGAAAAAAACATAAAGGATGACTCAGGCGTGACCAGAGAGCTAAACCTATTGCGTTATGGACTCATCATAGTTCCGGCTTTTTTTACTATGTATATCTACCAATATGCCGATTATGGAATCTTCACACTGCATATTCTAATGCTGCTATTCCTTGTGGTCATGGTCCCAAAGCTTCCCCGATCCTTTCATGCCTTGATAAGCATCATTGAAGTGCTGTTCACTACCTGGTTATGTTATCAGTACGGCAGTATCATGATTTTTCCGGCGATTTCGGCATTACTTTATTATTCCAGACTTCAGCCTCAAGGAGTGCCTCTCGTGTTTACGATAGTGCATCTGATTACTTTAAACGTTGCGCTCTGGGATTCTCCACAGCTCTTAGTAACTTTCATCAACATTACATTTCTGCTCATCGCCTATCTCAACGAACTATTACAGAGAGCTGGCCGGGGACGCGAGGATACCCTACACTTATATGATGAGCTGCGCAAAAAGCATTTCGAGCTTGATGAAGCCCGCAACCGACTTCTGGAGTTCAACGCCCAAGTCGAAGATGCAGCTCAGTCCAAAGAACGAATTCGAATCTCACGTCAACTCCATGACGATATCGGCCACCGCCTGATTCGCATTAAAATGATGATGGAAGCCGCACTGCAGACCTTACCAACCTCTCCTGAGAGCGGAATGCAGATGATGGAACTAATTCGAGATCAGTTGTCGGCCAGCATGGACGATATGCGCTCCACGGTAAGACGTATCAACTATACCCCGCAATTAGAGGGAGCTTACGCGCTAGATCGACTGCTCGAAGAGATCGGCCGCGATACGGGAATCGAGACCTCATACCAAGTACATGGCATTCCCTACCCGCTGTATCCTAGTATTCAGGTGATCTTGTATAAGAACGCCCGTGAGGCCATAACCAATGCCCTGCGTCACGGAAAAGCAACGGCGATCTGGATTAAAATCGAATTCAGTGATGCTGGGATTACGATGGAGGTTAGCAACAACGGGATACTTCCCGAAGGCAATAAACTAACCAAACTGCCGGGAAGTGGTGGCGTCGGGATGAAAGGAATATCCGAGCGAACACATCTGATCGGTGGAACCCTGGAACTGCGGCAGGAGCCTCATTTCACAGTGGTTACGCGGTTGCCCGTTTATAAGCAGGGAGAGATCGTATAGGGAACGTAGGACTTGAGGTAAAGAAGAAATCTATATTAGGAAGAAGGAGCCACGGTAATGATTAAAGTGATGATTGTAGATGACGATCCCTTTATTCGCCAAAGTCTACAAGTGCTGATAGGGATGGACCCGGATATTGAAGTGATCGGAGCTGTGAGTGACGGAAACGAGGCCTTGAGTTTGCTCCAAGCGGGGGAAATGGCCGATGTGATTCTAATGGATATTCGTATGCCAGGCTGTGGTGGTGTTGAAGCGACAGAGAAAATTAAGCAGGTTTTTTCGCAAGTTTCGATACTGATGCTAACCACCTTCGATGACGATGAGTATATCATTGAAGCGCTGCGCAACGGAGCCAGTGGATATTTACTCAAAAACATACCGCCAGACCGTATCATACAAGGTATCAAAACGGTCTATGAAGGTAACATGCTGATCCACCCTGATATCGCGCGCAAGCTAGCAACCTTTCTACAGCCTGCGACCCGCCACGAATCCCCACAGGCACAGCCGCTGGAATCTTTCGGACTGACCAAAATGGAACTGGCCGTTGTCGCTTCTATCGCTGAAGGGCATACCAACAAAGAAATCGCTGGACAGCTATTCTTAAGCGAGGGTACGGTCAAAAATTACATAACGGATATTTTAAGCAAATTGGAGCTGCGGGATCGTACGCAAATCGCTATTTTTTATTTGAAGAATGGGCGGGGATAGCACTAAGTAGTTGGTTCATATTGAAAAAAAGCCCGACTCTATTTCCAGAGTCCGGGCTTAACTTTAGTTATCCTTCCGCCGATTCCTTTTTGGCTTCAGCGGCTTTGTTCCGTTTGAGTCGACCGTCCGGAAGATTCCGGCTGCGAGTACCTGTCTTCATCGTGATGATGCTGAAGATGCTGGATGGCTTCGCTTCAGCAGTAATCGCTCCATCTGTCTCCGGCACCAGAATGATGCCGAGCTGATGATGATCTCCATCGTAAATCGGGCTCTGAAGGTATTTGCTCTCCCCTTCACGGTTCAGCACCTCCAGCTTGCAGAACGCTGGATTCATGCGCAGCGCCTCATGTAGCTGCGCCGCATCGGTCAACAGGACCCCGTTGACCTTCAGTAAGATCTCGCCGGGCAGGATGCCCAGCTCCTGCCCGGGACTGCCCGGCAGCACGGCCAGCACCTTGCGGCCGCGCGGTGGATGCACGAAGATGGGGCTGATGCTGCGCTCTTCCAGAGCGCTGTACCAGCTTAACCCTTCGTGCAGCACAATTGCTGCGAGCGCCGCGAGCAGGGTCAGCGGGCTCCACCAGGATGCAAGCAGGCTTAAGCCCAACAGGACGATGCTGTATATCAGCAGCCGTCCTGAAGTACGGGCCGCCTTGCGCCCGGGCAGCATGCCCTGCGTCATCTCGCTAAAGCCGATGATGACGGGCAAAGAGACAATGCCAAGCCCGCCGCCTAATAGCGGCTGCCATGGCAAGTCCATCGTTCCTGCCCCCGAAGGGATCAGCAGGAACAGCGGCAGCGGCCAGAAGGCCTGCAGCTGATAGCCGCCAACAACCATGCCGCGCTTGCCCTTCAAGAAGAGCGGCGTCGCAAGCTTCGCCCCTTGTCTGCGGGCCAGCAGTGCCTCCGCCATGTGCAGTAGCGCAGCAAGCACTAGCAAGGCGGGAATATCCATCTCACGTATGGCCGTTGTTATGTTCCCGACCGTTCCACTATGTAAAGCATTCGGAAAGAAAGACAGTATAAATTGAATCACGCCTAGCAAGCCTATTGAATACGCGAAGCATAAGTACCTCACACGCAATAGCGATAACACAATACTAACTACCCAAATGCAGGCCACAGCTGTACCTGATAAGGATACCCCTAACAATATGGCTGCAATAGAAACCACTAGTCCCATCACTAGCCCGCTCCACACCGTGCGCCACGTTTCTTGACCCCAGCTATGTAGCTTCACATGAATCAGCTTACGTTCTAATGCCACCTGCCGACGATAATACAACGCAATAAATATAATAGCAATATAGTAATATGGCTGGATCAACAAGTGTAAGAACGCAGTGCCCAAGCTTCCTAACAGTTCCTGAATCACATTCAAACTGTTCGTCACACTCCTTTTCTTCCGGTTAATGATAAGTTTATAGCAAGCAGGTGCTTCTTCGTCACCCTTTAGAGTCGACATAAGATTCTGCTGCGCATTGAACTGTGTCTGTCTGCCCTGAATATTGGCCCTTTCTAATCTTAACAAGCATAAACGCCTTCGGCTTCCTTATAAGGACGGTAAGCGTATATGCGAGAAATATAAACAAAGTATAGATGCAAAGCTTTTACTTTCTTATATTTCAGAAAAAAAGAAGGCTGAATTCAGCCTTCTTACTTTTTCGACGCTGCCGCCTTAATTTCCTTCTGAATTTCAGCAATCCCTTTATTCCGTTGGTTGTCATTGGCAGGGTCCTGTATAACCTTGATCAGTGCCAGCTCCAGCGCCTCCGCTGTCTTAGCATCAATCATGCCTGTGACTTGAAGCTTCGCTTCACTCTGGAATTTCTTCACTGCGTTCTTAGTGCCAGTATCGAAATAGCCATCTTTGCGACCAGGCTTGTAGCCTAAGCCGTCCAGCATCGTCTGTGCACTCTTCACATCAGCGTTGTTCATGTTATATTGCAGCGTCACGCTCTTGTTAATCGGAGCCACTGAGAAGTAATCCGGCTGCGCTACCGCGATATCCGGTTTAATCCCCTTGCCGTGGATCCATGTGCCGTCCGGTGTAAGCCATTTAGCAATGGTAACCTTCAGCAAGCTGCCGTCTCCGAGCTGTTTGTCAAAGCTCGTCTGCACCGTGCCTTTACCAAATGAATTATCACCAATTAGCTTAGCTCCCGCAGACTGCTGCAAGGCACCCGCCAATATTTCCGAGGCGCTCGCGCTACCTTTATTCATCAGCACTACCACTGGATAAGCTTTGCTCGATCCTTTGGAGGTGCTAACTTCGCGTTTTTTATCTTTATACTCTATTTGCACTATGTTTTTTCCAGCTGGAACGAACTCTTCAGCCATTTCAATAACAATCGGGAGCACACCCCCTGGATCATTACGGACGTCAATGACAAGTCCCTTCATACCTTGCTTCTCTAGCTTCCCAAGCTCTTCCTTAAATCGATCTGCGGTATTCAGGGAGAACTGAGTCACCTCGATTACCCCTACTCCGTCCTTCTCCATTGTTGCGTAGACCGTTTCGAGCTTCACATCATCCCGAGTAAGGACAAACTCCAGAGGTTCTACAGAGCCGGAACGTTGTATTTTTAAAGTGGCCTTACTGCCTTTCGGACCGCGGATCTTGGCAACAGCCGCATTCAGCTCGACGCCTTCCAGCGATTCTCCGTTGACAGACAAGATTATATCTTTGGCCTGAATCCCAGCTTTTTCAGCAGGTGAGCCCTTGATCGGGGAGACCACGACTACCTTGCCGTTATCCGAAGAGACTTCCGCACCGATACCTGAAAAGGAACCCTCAATGCTTTCTTCAAATTTCTCAGCTGTTTCTTTACCCATATAGTTGGAATAGGGATCGCCCAGCGCTTCCATCATACCGTTGACAGCACCGTCTATCAGCTTCTCCCGATCTACCGTCTCGTAGTAATTACTCTCAATCAAACTGAGAGCAGTCCCAAGCTTCTGGGATTCCTTCTGCTGTAGGCCAGTAATCTGCAACGCCGAGGCCAGGCCTTGTCCTGCAGCTTGTCCAAAAACATGACTATAACCCGTCACACCCAAGGTCACCAGACTACCGCATAGCAGGGCGGCGATAATCATAAACGCCGCTGTGCTTTTTTTTAACATGATGTTCCCACCGTCCCTTCTTGTCCATCTTGTAAACTACACCCTAAGTCCGTCCTGAAAGGTACGGTATCTCTTCCAGTATATGCCGTACAATCAAATAATATGAGTTATAAGTTCTTTAAAAATTAGAGATAAGGCATAGGATTTACGATCTTACCGTCAATCCGTACTTCGAAGTGAAGATGGGGACCCGTTGAATTACCTGTGGAACCAGATTCAGCAATCACATCTCCGCGATTAACTTTATCCCCAGCACTAACCCTAAGACCGCCTTTGCGTATATGTCCGTAGAGGGTCCAAACTCCGCCTCCATGATCAATAATTACACAATATCCGTAACCGCTCCACCATTCAGACAAGATAACCGTTCCGGAATCCGCCGCATGAATATTGGTTCCTTGTGGAACCGCAAAGTCGACCCCGGTGTGTACTTTCCCCTTCTCGCCCGTGATCGGATGTGTCCGTGGTCCATAAGGGGATGAGATTCTTGCTGATCCTACAGGAAGTAGAAACGGTCCATCTCCACCTGAGTAACCCGTATCACTGGAGCTAGAACTGGAGCTGGAACTACTGCTTCCCTTACTAGCTGCAGCCTTCTTGGCAGCCGCCGCAGCTCTACGAGCCGCTTCCGCCTTAGCCGCTGCTGCTCTACGAGCCGCTTCCTCTGCCTTAATCTTATCCTTTTGCGTTTCCAGCGCAGAGCGTTCGCTTGCCAGTTTGACCAGCTTCTCATTCTGCTCTTCACTTAAATCATCACTTTCTTGAATTTGCTTATCGTAGAATGCGATAAGCTCCTGCTTCTCAGCTTCTTTCTCTTTCAGCAGACTTCTCTGTTGTTCCAAAGAAGTATACAGCTGCTTAGCTTGAGCATATTGCCCTTCAAGCTCCTGTTTCTTCTCTATAACCGTCTGCTTGTCCAGCTTATGTTGAACTAACAGCTCCTGATCCTGATCCACAATCATCTTAAGTGAATCCGCGCGGTCTAGAAAATCAGCGAAGCTTGTCGATGAGAGCAAAACATCCAAGTAAGAAACCGCTCCATCGGTATACATTAACCGAACACGGGACCCTAAGACTTCTTCTCTTGAGGCAACTCGCGCCTCTGCTTTATCCAATTCCGTTGCCGTAACATTCAAAGATTGTTCTGTATCAGAAATTTTGGTAGAGATGTCGGTCATTTTACCCTTAACTTGATCCACTTGCTGCAATACATACTGCAGATTGAGATTCGTCTTATTCTTATAATGCTGTGCTTCCTGCGTTTGGGACGCCGCTTTCTCCTGCTGCGTCTTAGCTTCCTGCACCTCTTTTTGTAGCTGCTTTAACTGCTTGTCGATTTCGGCAACACTTGTTTTTTTGGCATATCCGTCAGAGGGCTGGAATATAGTGACAGCTAGTAACATTACGGCTAGTCCGGCGGCAATCTTCTTCAACTCGCACTCCCCATCCTTCACTATTTAATATTAAACTTTCAAGAACCTACGAATTGAAACCGTACTTCCCCAGACGCCGATTAGCACGCCTAGCCCAACTAGCATACCGATGAGCAAAATCCAAATATCACTGAATGGAATCAGCTGCAATTGGAGCATAGGATCTCCCTGTACGGAGGACTCCAAACCGCTGTAACCCAAATATAAGACACCAGAGGTGATGAGCGATCCGATCAATCCAATCAGTGCCCCTTCTATAAAGAAAGGCCAGCGAATAAAATAATTTGTCGCGCCTACCAGCTTCATAATGCCAATCTCCTTACGACGGGCAAGAATCGTGACCCGAATCGTATTGGAGATGAGGAACATAGACATAAGAGCCAGTCCTGCTACAAAAATAAAACCAATGTTGCGCACGGCGCGTGTTATTTTGAACAAGGTTTCTATCGAGCCCTTGCCATATTTCACTTTGTAAATGGGCTGATCAGCATGTGTCTTGTTGAGTGCTTCAATCTTCTCAGCCACAAATGCTACCGTAGTAGGTTCAACAACTTCTACCTGAAGTGTATCAGGGAGAGGGTTATTGTCTTCATCGAACCCTTCTAGAAGCTCGGCTGCATCTTTCCCCATATCTGCACGGAGATCTTTAAGTCCTTGGTCCTTGGAGACGAACACGATCTTGCTAACTTCCGGCATATTGCCAATTTCAGTCTGCAAAGTCTCACGCATCTTCTGATCTACATTTAGTGCCAAATGCACATTAATCCGTACCTGACTGTCTGCCTCTTTAGTTAAAGCATTCACATTAAGAACAAGAAGGATAAATACGCCTAGGATAAAGAGAGAGACGACAATGGAAGTGATAGAAGCAATCGACATCCAG
The window above is part of the Paenibacillus sp. FSL K6-0276 genome. Proteins encoded here:
- a CDS encoding response regulator transcription factor, whose amino-acid sequence is MIKVMIVDDDPFIRQSLQVLIGMDPDIEVIGAVSDGNEALSLLQAGEMADVILMDIRMPGCGGVEATEKIKQVFSQVSILMLTTFDDDEYIIEALRNGASGYLLKNIPPDRIIQGIKTVYEGNMLIHPDIARKLATFLQPATRHESPQAQPLESFGLTKMELAVVASIAEGHTNKEIAGQLFLSEGTVKNYITDILSKLELRDRTQIAIFYLKNGRG
- a CDS encoding PDZ domain-containing protein, which codes for MDIPALLVLAALLHMAEALLARRQGAKLATPLFLKGKRGMVVGGYQLQAFWPLPLFLLIPSGAGTMDLPWQPLLGGGLGIVSLPVIIGFSEMTQGMLPGRKAARTSGRLLIYSIVLLGLSLLASWWSPLTLLAALAAIVLHEGLSWYSALEERSISPIFVHPPRGRKVLAVLPGSPGQELGILPGEILLKVNGVLLTDAAQLHEALRMNPAFCKLEVLNREGESKYLQSPIYDGDHHQLGIILVPETDGAITAEAKPSSIFSIITMKTGTRSRNLPDGRLKRNKAAEAKKESAEG
- a CDS encoding ABC transporter permease → MDKILTIGWNMVKRTIGTRKGVLIYILLPCIVLAGIVSVTGTMGENPAVVLYSNMDNGAAGKHLLTELKNSGEYKFLEKSDETALIEGVVDQNGEAGILIPAGFTSALLAGEEPQISVYELKTNETSVMIKLKASAIADDMRNTAALIGAANEGSSDSAAQFTTVMQRAEQHSVGSIRTDYNLYPREGLGAVTGLTLMFLMGLVTSSVSLIMDDRKGRTMMRMFSAPVRSYEIALGNFLGSFMVGLIQIVVVLALGRWVLHYDYEVPMYLYFLVLAAFMLVSMGIASTVAGLIRNPNNAGMLNALILTPTCMLGGCFWPLSIMPDYMQKAANFVPQKWAIQAVDIAANGGGWNELWLPFAILGLMAVVLLAIGSAILRPSEAGINA
- the ftsX gene encoding permease-like cell division protein FtsX, yielding MSFKTFLRHMREGFKSVFRNGWMSIASITSIVVSLFILGVFILLVLNVNALTKEADSQVRINVHLALNVDQKMRETLQTEIGNMPEVSKIVFVSKDQGLKDLRADMGKDAAELLEGFDEDNNPLPDTLQVEVVEPTTVAFVAEKIEALNKTHADQPIYKVKYGKGSIETLFKITRAVRNIGFIFVAGLALMSMFLISNTIRVTILARRKEIGIMKLVGATNYFIRWPFFIEGALIGLIGSLITSGVLYLGYSGLESSVQGDPMLQLQLIPFSDIWILLIGMLVGLGVLIGVWGSTVSIRRFLKV
- a CDS encoding ABC transporter ATP-binding protein; the encoded protein is MAIAVLTDVVKRYEGKLTVDHVNMTIQEGEIFGLLGPNGAGKSTTISMICGLLKIDGGDIVIDGLPVTSQSLEVKKRIGLVPQDLALYDTMTAADNVTFFGKLYGLRGKLLKERVEEALTFTGLSDRAKEKPSTFSGGMKRRLNIACAIMHRPKLIIMDEPTVGIDPQSRNHILESVKELNRLGSTIIYTSHYMEEVAAICDRVAIMDKGHIIACGTEKELRERVAQEEKIVIKATNITPDLVHELNLHPRISRVEVKEGVVELYLPSSQGELQDILFIFSKHEGIIGSLNIEEPDLETLFLSLTGRTLRD
- a CDS encoding ABC transporter permease codes for the protein MKTWTIMIYELRRLFSSRSMILNMFLLPLLLIFLLGASLSNVVGDKGASQIDPVRVGVVNLSGEGYESSVMMDSFLKTTELKDIITPVMVNSREAAESGLRTGKYGYAVIVPLGFDSKVQSGETAQLEFILGKKRTDNMVAGTVFDNFLNNLNYKQSVAMTLGPAALNVTALSTSNQPSVKLGELSEGGYSYTSSQFYAVSMMLMFLLYSGLTVTTSLFNEKENHTLFRINSMPVKGSQLFIGKMLGVGIVSIVQCAAIIILTNVLFGVNWGNRPGLLLLFCLLMIVASMTLSIVISMFSKTGASARSVVTVLTVSMTFISGGMAPLPESWVNSVGIFTINHWAMQAILKMMLHADVSQIMPNLGVLSLICLVLFSAAAISYRKVGYHG
- a CDS encoding sensor histidine kinase, with the protein product MTRELNLLRYGLIIVPAFFTMYIYQYADYGIFTLHILMLLFLVVMVPKLPRSFHALISIIEVLFTTWLCYQYGSIMIFPAISALLYYSRLQPQGVPLVFTIVHLITLNVALWDSPQLLVTFINITFLLIAYLNELLQRAGRGREDTLHLYDELRKKHFELDEARNRLLEFNAQVEDAAQSKERIRISRQLHDDIGHRLIRIKMMMEAALQTLPTSPESGMQMMELIRDQLSASMDDMRSTVRRINYTPQLEGAYALDRLLEEIGRDTGIETSYQVHGIPYPLYPSIQVILYKNAREAITNALRHGKATAIWIKIEFSDAGITMEVSNNGILPEGNKLTKLPGSGGVGMKGISERTHLIGGTLELRQEPHFTVVTRLPVYKQGEIV
- a CDS encoding S41 family peptidase; translation: MLKKSTAAFMIIAALLCGSLVTLGVTGYSHVFGQAAGQGLASALQITGLQQKESQKLGTALSLIESNYYETVDREKLIDGAVNGMMEALGDPYSNYMGKETAEKFEESIEGSFSGIGAEVSSDNGKVVVVSPIKGSPAEKAGIQAKDIILSVNGESLEGVELNAAVAKIRGPKGSKATLKIQRSGSVEPLEFVLTRDDVKLETVYATMEKDGVGVIEVTQFSLNTADRFKEELGKLEKQGMKGLVIDVRNDPGGVLPIVIEMAEEFVPAGKNIVQIEYKDKKREVSTSKGSSKAYPVVVLMNKGSASASEILAGALQQSAGAKLIGDNSFGKGTVQTSFDKQLGDGSLLKVTIAKWLTPDGTWIHGKGIKPDIAVAQPDYFSVAPINKSVTLQYNMNNADVKSAQTMLDGLGYKPGRKDGYFDTGTKNAVKKFQSEAKLQVTGMIDAKTAEALELALIKVIQDPANDNQRNKGIAEIQKEIKAAASKK
- a CDS encoding L-rhamnose mutarotase; this translates as MSSNKLAWTWRVKEECLEEYIAMHLNPWPEILEEHNKAGISNYSIFQNGNQFFYCFECEDTEAAFDYIAKSDACNRWNAITSKMVEGSFDFNDEVPMLPLREVFYLK
- a CDS encoding peptidoglycan DD-metalloendopeptidase family protein, encoding MKKIAAGLAVMLLAVTIFQPSDGYAKKTSVAEIDKQLKQLQKEVQEAKTQQEKAASQTQEAQHYKNKTNLNLQYVLQQVDQVKGKMTDISTKISDTEQSLNVTATELDKAEARVASREEVLGSRVRLMYTDGAVSYLDVLLSSTSFADFLDRADSLKMIVDQDQELLVQHKLDKQTVIEKKQELEGQYAQAKQLYTSLEQQRSLLKEKEAEKQELIAFYDKQIQESDDLSEEQNEKLVKLASERSALETQKDKIKAEEAARRAAAAKAEAARRAAAAAKKAAASKGSSSSSSSSSSSDTGYSGGDGPFLLPVGSARISSPYGPRTHPITGEKGKVHTGVDFAVPQGTNIHAADSGTVILSEWWSGYGYCVIIDHGGGVWTLYGHIRKGGLRVSAGDKVNRGDVIAESGSTGNSTGPHLHFEVRIDGKIVNPMPYL